Sequence from the Panicum virgatum strain AP13 chromosome 5N, P.virgatum_v5, whole genome shotgun sequence genome:
GCAAACTCTTGAAGTATCCAATCTAGCAAACCAGAAACTCCCAGACCTTTGGACCTCGCCAAAGGCTCAAGCTCAGATCCGAAGGTCGCAAGAGCGTCCCTCTatgtttttaaagcggtaaggcgaggcgaggcgatccaccaccgccttatcgcctaggtgacgcctaggcgggctaaggcgggCTAAGGCGGGACCTTAAACAaggcgagccgccaccgccttgtcgcctaggcgacgccttgaaaACAGAGGCGTCCCTGTAAGCCTTGTAGATGGCATCACTCTTCTCGTTAATTTCATCAATCGCATCAGTTAGCAACTGCATATTCTCTTGGGCTTCCTCTTGTAGCTTCTCAATTAACCTATCCTTTTCTGAACAATCGGACAAAAGTTTAACGGCAAGGCTTTCAGCCTTCTTCACACTATCAACCCCCTTCACAATCTCTTGCCGCAAACCTTCGATGGTCTCCTCCCGCGAGTCCAACTCTTTCTGTGCCTCAGCGATAGCAATATCCTGACGTCTAACCTTCTCCTCAAGCTCCTCGTTATGTTTCTTACGAAAGTCCTCAAGATTATGAAGCGTGGCAATCTCCTTCAATTGCTCATTTTTCCATCACCAGCTTCATTCTCTCAGCAGAACCTTCGAGCATTTTGTCGGACTCAGCTTTCGCCCTCCGAAGCAAAACCCTTCCAGCTCAAGAGCCTTTGCGTTCATCGCCGCAACCACTCGGCCAAGATCACCAGTACCATAACCTTCGAGTTTCTTCTGAAAACCTGCAAAAAACACGACCGTCACACAACCTACCACAAACATTTCACCAAAACAAACAAGTTTTCACAGCACTCCATGTGGCAAGCTCAAAAAACTGGTAGAGCTTCGCTACGATCAGAAGGCGTGAAAGCGACGCCTCACCCCCTACCTTATATAGGGGGTGAAAGTGAACAGTAACATCAACGGTAAAATCGAGAAAGATACCAAATGTCACCCAACGAAAAGTAGACACGTATGCAAAATTACCTTTGGCTCGTCCCAACCTCTGACGGAGGGAGACGTTTTTTGGTTGTAGGTGATAGAGGCTTCGAGGGTTCGGCCCGTCGGAGTCGGCCCTCGCccgcgaggggctactgttggggatcacCACCACGCAAACCGGAGGTTGCCCTAGACTGCAGGACGGAAGCCGAAGGTACCGAAGGTCGCTAGAGCCCGGAGGTCACCCTTCCGGCCAAAGGTCAAGGGATGCGGCCTAAGGTCCTCGGATGAAACCGAAGATTCTCGAAGCCCGAAGGTCACTCCGAAGACCCGAAGCCTCAGAGACTCTCCAAAGAATCAAGAAGGCTCCCGAAGGTCCGGCATTAATCCGAAGATTGCAGAGGACCTTCGGGATAGCGTCCCGAGCACGAATCGGATAGAGTAGATAATTTGTGCATTCCAACCTATAAAATGACCTACGGCCTGGAATATTCGTAGAATATTCTGAGTAGGTAGGTGCATTGAGGTCATTATGTAATAAAGGTTGGGGATATAAATACCCTCTAACCAACCTGTACTCGACACATGCATATATGAGGGTGAAACTCTGCCGCTTTGCTTAGTACCACCTTCGTGTATGCATTTTGCTTGTGTTACAAAGAAGCCAAGAACCCAACAATCATGGTAGCTTAATAGATTTGTGTATAAATTATGATTATCATAATGGAATTCAATTCCAAGGTTCCGAACGGGTCTTAGTGTATTTTACTCTTCTGCAAAACATATGGCCCTTTCTGGACTTGAGTAAATCTCTACTATTTTTTAAAGCAAGTAATAATTTCTCGATCTATCAATCGGAATCATAATCGGAACCCAAACAAATCAATTAGAATTCTAATTGGAATCCAAACAAATCAATCCAAATTCCAGTAGAAATCCTGACAATCATACCTCGTATAGTTACGGCACGACTTGTACACAAAGTGACAAAACATGAAATTGGTGGTAAAACCCGTAGCAACGGGCACTTTGCTAGTCTTAAACAATGTGAACACCTCGTGGAATATGTCATGTTGCCGTGGATCATTTGGTATATATTATATCCCTCCTGAACAGAGCAACCATCAACTTCCATTATTTTAGACAAGCCTCACACTAGCAAACTTCTTAGTTGGGCGCACATGACAGCAGATGATGGTGCCAAGTGAGGTGTGCACGCAAGAGGACGAAGCATCAAAGTATGGGAGCCGCGTGACTCCATCTCGTCCGGTACCACTTGAACCAAAGCCAATCGCCATGGAACTGCCCTTGACCTCGTCTCCTCTCCTCGTCCTGCTCCTCGCTCTCCTCCCTGTCCTCTACGGCCTGCTCCGCCTGCGCCGGGACCCCAAGAAGCAGCCCCGCGCTGACGGCCTCAAGCCCTACCCCCTCGTCGGCACGTTCCCGCACCTTGTCAAGAACCAGCACCGCTTCCTCGAGTGGACGACCGAAGTCGTCAAGAGATGCCCCACGCACACCATGTCCTTCAAGGTCCccggcctcgccggcgtcgccatCACTGCCAACCCCGCCAACTTCGAGCACATAGCCAAGACCAACTTCGCCAACTACCCCAAGGGCGAGGTCACGGTGTCCACGATCGAGGATTTCCTCGGCCACGGCATCTTCAACTCCGATGGGGAACAGTGGCTGTGGCAGCGCAAGGCCGCCAGCTACGAGTTCACCAAGCGCTCGCTCAGGAACTTCGTCGTCGACACGGTCCGGTTCGAGATCGTCCAgcggctgctgccgctgctcgagCGCGCGGCGCGCGACGGCCGGACGCTGGACGTGCAGGACGTGCTGGAGCGCTTCGCGTTCGACAACATCTGCCGCGTCGCGTTCGGCGAGGACCCGGCGTGCCTcgccgaggacgaggacgaggagggcaCGGCCGCGCGCCGGGGCGCCGAGTTCATGCGCGCTTTCAACGACGTGCAGGACGGCATCATCGCCCGGTTCATGACGCCATTCAAGTCGCTCTGGCGCGTCCAGAGGCTGCTCAACCTGGGGCCTGAGCGGCGGCTGCTTGAGGCGCTCGACACGGTCCACGGCTACGCCGACCGGATCGTCCGCGAGCGCAGAGAGAGAGCGGAGGCCGGGCTGGCGGGCAGGGACGACTTCCTCTCGCGCTTCGCCGCgagcggcgagcacagcgacaAGTCTCTCCGGGACGTGGTCACCAACTTCCTCCTCGCCGGGCGCGACACGACGTCGTCGGCGTTGACCTGGTTCTTCTGGTTGGTCTCCGGCCGGCCCGACGTGGAGGACAAGGTCTTGCGCGAGATCCGAGCGATGCGCGCATCCACTCCGGCGGACGCGGGCGCGGCGTTCAGCTTCGACGAGCTTCGTGAAATGCACTacctccacgccgccgtcacCGAGTCCATGCGGCTGTACCCGCCGGTGGCCATGGACGCGCACAGCTGCAAGCACGACGACTTCCTGCCGGACGGAACGTTCGTCGGGAAAGGGTGGCAGGTGACCAGCTCCGCATACGCCATGGCGCGGGTGGAGGACATATGGGGGAAGGACTGCGAGGAGTTCAAGCCGGAGCGCTGGCTCAGCGAGGACGGCGCGTTCCAGCCGGAGAGCACGTTCAGGTACCCGGTCTTCCACGCCGGCCCGAGGATGTGCCTCGGCAAGGAAATGGCCTACATCCAGATGAAATCCATCGTCGCATGCGTGTTCGAGAGGTTCAGCTTCCGGTTcgttggcggcgaggagcggccgGGCCTTGTGCTCTCCTTCACGCTGCGGATGAAAGGCGGCTTGGCGATGCAAGTGAACAGGAGGAGCTAGGCAATCCAGGATATTAAAATGTTACCTGATGtattgtttcgtagtgtttgttcTCGTTTCTTTTGGTTTGAGTCGTATGACTGCGATCGATTAACCACTGCTGAATAGATTCCTATCTTGAGGTGATTCAAATGTATATTAAGttaactagtctatcaacccgtgcttccgcacgggctaattaaaattaatataaaaataagatcaataattttaattatctatctcacgtccttttttatctattaaatatctaaaatatatatttgtcattatctagttacaatagatttcattttgcataactgaattgatattcttatctcttccatcatacatgaatatacaGTGACATATATCGTAGGtagtaatataaataatatattaataatgatagaaataataatttaaaattttatattggtgcacctTAAtactttattataattatataatttaaattcagatttaagagtaatttaacttgtaacaataataacataattgggcaatttatatacaaatttagggtgtatttgtattattttataatggtataggtgagtaatttacacaaagattaggggttactttagatttttttaatggcagaggtgggtattttagatacatatttagggggttactttagtctattttcataatggtagaggtggataatttattagaaaagataacagatccgatggttattataattagagttgttggattgatggccggatatttctgatttttgtaagaatttatagggtttctttatttttttagagtgtccatttagaatcctaggtggcttcatgtggtGGCTCCAAAGGAGcctctaattagtaatagtaagataaccaaaagatataaataaataatgacTCAGAAGAGTGGGAGTTTGCAGTGGGTTGAAGAACAAAGGAGAAAGTTATGTACGCAAATATGGGCTCTTTAATTTGATGAACACAACGATTAGAAAAACAAGTGATTTGGGAGATTAAAATCATCGCATGATGAAGGGACTGGGCCATATTTACTTAAGAAACCATCTCTGGTGTCCTTTGAATTCTGAAGATGTAAAATACCATAATTTTACTGAGCACAAGTTCAGAGTCTTCAAGCAATGGCAATATTCAGAATGCAGAGATCAAAGAAATTAGGTTCGCACACCAaacaaacaatagcaaaaaggATGATATGTTCTCATATCTCTAGTGCTCATTGAACTCTGAAGATGTAAATAAATACTGTAATTTTACTACGCACAGGTTCAGGAACTTCAGGCAAAGGCATTCAGGACACAGTAATAAAAAAGAATATCATTCGCACACCGATTAAAACCATAGCAAAATCAATAATATGTTCTCAGATATTATAAAAAAGAGATTTAGTAAAGACAACAACACGCAAAAATGGTAAATTGAAGGTTTTGATTCAGATACATTCTCGAAAACAAAAGAACTAGTAAGATGAAAACACGATAATTCATCATGGAACAACCAACGAGGAACATAACTAACAAATAATAAGACAACAACATGATAATTCATCAAGGAACTACCTAAGAGAGTAACACGACAATTAATCAAACGATAACCTAGCTTAGTAAGATGACTGCTTCACCCTATTCCAGCAACTTTCTAGTTGCTACTAACCACAGCTACTACCAGAAATCAAGGTTACGAACCGCAACCAGCTTGATCGATTGATATCTCCCTTTCCAATAAATCGAACCCCATGTTAGTGTTACGCTGGGCATATATGCCTAGAACTGTGGTATTGCTGGGAATAAACCCCAGGCAAATCCATTCCGAATTGTTGTATTCAAAGAAAAGCGAGTCGCCGAACAGCTCCATCTCTGCTCCTCCGACGAATCCCAGTGTCACAGACACTTCCTCAACATCCTTCATAGTCCCTCTGTAGCAATAGGCGTTAGGACTTTCAGGGAAGAACACCCTGATCCGAGAAATATCAGTGTCGATTTTCTtcttgttggtgatatgcccaagagcccatcatcacaatacggtttaaaggcccaagtggatattgatccaagagggattagggttactaatgggcctatgagatagaagcccattagtacgccctatatatatgagggaggggctaggggggcgatgacctgtgccgcgccacctccctagccgccgcccctccctctctctcggccgccgcctttgccgtgcgtgcggtgctagcacaccgacgcccggcgtttcatccccgtacgtgtgggctccgtggaggcgctgctgcgactgctgcgctgatcggctgctgggattaAGTACGatgagctcggttcgtgggacgtgatcgactacttactctacatcgacgcgcgacttcttccgctgcgctgcgcgtctagtggtaacgatctatgatcttctactcgcaagtatcttgagtttatgcggtagtgatgctagcgtagcctacccgcttccctacagtggtaccagagccatcttgcgtagtttttggtctggatcttttgcatataggcgatatgttgttgtagtagattggatctattacttttgcacggtttgattagatcaattggtcataaggggttaaaactggagcgagttgattgcgcggcatatgacaaaagattagtttgtgttctttctctgttatgcatacgacatgtcccaaccggctggaatcaccatcgggactaactgtgtgcatagtcagcagattgaaccaacatatcaaggtcatgtgtagatgcagtcttctcaagtgcaaagtttgcacggtcaaggtgattgacctagtgaaaattgaggcattatgaatggctcggatttgaggtgatgc
This genomic interval carries:
- the LOC120673004 gene encoding cytochrome P450 94B1-like, coding for MMVPSEVCTQEDEASKYGSRVTPSRPVPLEPKPIAMELPLTSSPLLVLLLALLPVLYGLLRLRRDPKKQPRADGLKPYPLVGTFPHLVKNQHRFLEWTTEVVKRCPTHTMSFKVPGLAGVAITANPANFEHIAKTNFANYPKGEVTVSTIEDFLGHGIFNSDGEQWLWQRKAASYEFTKRSLRNFVVDTVRFEIVQRLLPLLERAARDGRTLDVQDVLERFAFDNICRVAFGEDPACLAEDEDEEGTAARRGAEFMRAFNDVQDGIIARFMTPFKSLWRVQRLLNLGPERRLLEALDTVHGYADRIVRERRERAEAGLAGRDDFLSRFAASGEHSDKSLRDVVTNFLLAGRDTTSSALTWFFWLVSGRPDVEDKVLREIRAMRASTPADAGAAFSFDELREMHYLHAAVTESMRLYPPVAMDAHSCKHDDFLPDGTFVGKGWQVTSSAYAMARVEDIWGKDCEEFKPERWLSEDGAFQPESTFRYPVFHAGPRMCLGKEMAYIQMKSIVACVFERFSFRFVGGEERPGLVLSFTLRMKGGLAMQVNRRS